The sequence below is a genomic window from Perca fluviatilis chromosome 13, GENO_Pfluv_1.0, whole genome shotgun sequence.
gtgagaatctacaatgtaaatagtcatgaaaatgaaggaaacgcattgaatgagaaggtgtgtccaaacttttggcctgtactgttaTCTATCTATTAATCTGTTAATTCTCAAAAAGCATTCCTAGACATGCATTGAAATCCAAACAAGCATGCCATTTTACCTTTCAAAGATGCTGACACAACTGTGAAATAAAAGATaggagtttattttaaaatacatcTTTTTGTGTCAGCtgatttgtaaaaaaacaaagatcTTAATAAATCAGTTACTTTGTTCTTATTAAAAAACACTTCCCCAAAAAAGTATGAAAGCGCTAAATGCAGATAGAAATAGACCATATGTAAATACAATCGGAGGTTCTCATCAGACAGGAAAGAAAAGCAAATTAGTGGAAATTAATAGATCACAAAAATAATTGAAACAGCTTCCTTTGGTGTGGTTTTCACAGGATCTGTGCTAATCATTCAGTTGAAACAAGCTTTGCAGGACGTTCGTTTCAGCCATTCATTTATCCAAACCCACTCCCCCAAGTGACTGATTAAGTATGTGCTTACCGGTGCAGAACAGGGCGCTAAGCACTGCAGCGCTGATTACTTTCATCTTGAATGGTCGGTCTCTGGAAGAAAAAAGGAACCCACACACATTacagatcaaattaaaaaagcaTTTCATAGCATGATTATGGCATGATCACGGCTTTCTAGAAAGAGATATATCTGCCGTaataatcattatttttatttgacttaAGAATAGGTTAACTTACTTAAGGTAAAGATGTGTTGCTAATTTGGGTGTTTAATTGAAAAACACCTCGGCGAAGTAGGAATATGCCAATTTCAATCTGTGTCCAAAAAATGGAAGAGAAGTCCCCTCCAGCCTCCTGCTCTGCACCACCTGGCTACACTTTATAGCATTTCCCAAATTACTACCTACTACAAATGAAATACTAAGGGAGAGCACTGTAAAAAGTCCATGACAAGAAAAGCTATAGCGCTgctttaaagtaaaataaaactattgAGCCAAGTTTTATAAAGTCTCTTCAAAGCAAAGAgagtcatgtgtgtgtgagtcagagaCATGGccctgccctgtgtgtgtgagctgaagaGCAGCTTTCTTCGTCTCCTGTCGATCAGATCTCCACTCACGACACATGACCACAAACCAGAGAGAGACATTAAGCAGGAAGAGGAGCGgtaaagagaggaaagaagaaaacagaAACAGTGATGGAAGAGACCAGAGAGTACAGAGAGAGTAGgagcaggggcgtagcacaaaattctgggccttgtagaaaggcattctctatgggcccctctcCGCATCAACAGCTATTCATTCtggcattcattttcatttgtttggaccctgggtactcagtctgCTTTTaacccccagtccgacacccctgaCTAGGAGTGATATGCATGCAGCTCCGTCCGTAGGGATTTggcttgggaaccggagggtggGGACCATGTtatggagtgtggactggtagctggagggGTGCCAGTTCCCATCCTGGGCACTGACCGTGACTCTGACCTTTCATGTCTACTGCACTGGATTAGACTAAACAGCAGTAGCACAGAGTTATTAAGGTGGGATAATTAGATGGATAGATagtgggagagacagaaagaaacagCTGGACAGAGGAGATTTGAATGGGAAACAGCATTACTAACAACACAAGGATCCTTGCCAAAACGTGGTCAACTAGTTCTGAAAGTGTGAAATTACAGAGCAGAAACTATGGATTATGGACAATGGATGCATTTCCCAATACAACAACAAGACCACAACAAAATGACTATTTGCCACAAGAATGACATTCCTACATTTTCTCTATTGTATCTTTTGCAAGTAGATACTTTTCTCTGCCACAAAACTTGTTTTTCATGTACATATATAATACAGTActcacatgtagcctactgtatctTACAAAGTTACAATCTTTTAAGTATGGTTTTGGCTCTTCGTGTTTCCACTGTGTTAGCTTGATCAGGGCCCCGTTGAGAAATCAAACAAAACGAACATTACTTAGGTTTTAAGCAGCAAAACGACTTGGTTCGGTTtagtaaaaaaatgtatttgggtTAAAGTGCTAACATTAGTGTAGTGAAGAATGTTACGTTAGGAACATTAAGTAAGAAAGTTAACTTATGTAGCCTACCaaacttaaaacacatttggatggctgccagctgccggcataactagagtagctatatttacagtttgaatttcgtcacaccacttatgtaacatctaccccaaggtcttataaagctaacaatggtgtcagatttcaatttaatgaatttttgtgaacattaggggttttgttagctgcgactgtcccttcaatcctatgtgtacagatcgcggctagttagcttcattttcggcataattagaatatatttacagtttgaattttgtcacgccataTAGATAACATCTAACTtgttgtgaattccagaggaattctaagaggaggctagctagctagctctcatttatagagctacatccagccgcaggctctatcaatgagactcgcggacaagaggtgtttatttccccgatcgtttgtttaaataactcaacacattataattacacacattataagattaactggaacctatggtaagagattgctggtgtaacaagctcgctgaccgcgctctcactcacatacaccggccatttagcaggaagaggggagctgcaggccctggagctctgtcagggcagcggcgtttggtagtccattatcccaaaaaacagtgactttgcgcgggtatggagtgccgtgggctgacagccgtgacggagctccatctacctcacagcaggccggggtctgtgaaggaaggcaggccgggcggcgaggcagcaacacaggcagcactggctgctgaactccgacacacagtcggacaaaatttgcaattagacataggcctacatttttgtaaaacagcccatatttgacctctacattgttgatttcttgcataaaaaaagtctcagaagtgaatttaatggtaaaatagcagatgaacaatgtatacaatttctgagatctgcacaacctagattcagaagactacctgatctcaggtcagttgtgtagcctatgtaaatgttggggcgtgacaaagagagagactagagccaaatgaggaggagacGCCGAGTTGACTCAACTAGGCTGGCTCATTGAGATTTGcccattttcagaggcagtttcaaattgtaagatttgcagaggaaagaggtgtcaatgggattttgaggttctatgtatgtcctagttacccactaaactgtcattattcaactatgacaaggtaaaatcgggtTTGCACTCTATCGCCCCTTTAATGAATTTACGGAATTATTGCCTAACTAATGTCTCGTCTGAGAAATGTTTGGATTCCTGTCTGAAAACGAATTGCATAATTTTTGCCGAGAAATTCAGGAATGCTGAGAAACCGTTAACTGTTTTATTCTTGTGTGATTACTGCCATCCTGCATGCCTTCGCTTTGTTGCTTTTGGTTAGGCCTACACGCCCTAAATCAACCGTTACTGCCGTTTAAGGGACCGCTCAACACATACACTACAACAGTCAAACAGCGAAGGAAAAACTGCAGAACTTACTTAACCCACTACCTTCCCATCAATTGTTGTAATGTATAATTATAAATGGATGACGGTAATTACCTTCGTCAGTCCTCGAATCCGAAAATCACAGAACTGGGAGGGGCTCGAGGACTGATGGCTCTctggaaatcttttttttattttttttttcgttaATCTCGTCGACCCCATCACCCGCTACCCGACAACAACAGACTTCAATAGGGTCCAGAGCTGAAGAGTTTCGGTTAATGTCGGGTAGGCTACGTGGACCATTGAGGTCGGCGGTCCTCGGGAAACTCCGGTAAGAATCGTAATTTCTGGCTCGGAGCCACAAGTAGTTTAAACTCAGGCGAGCATTACATGCACGACTTCTCCATTCTGTTGTTCATTTATCCGGAAGGGGTGGGGAGATCCTCCTCTAGACTTTACACACAGACGTCatcagtctgtgattatcctaaAGTTATGTCATCATCACTTGTGAGTTGtagtttttgtaactttttttggTTTAAGTGGATGAGGGAAAGTGGGGTTTTTCACCATTACACATTATTACATTCGCAGTGTATGATGGTAATACCAGCAGGTAGttttataaacacaaaactttctCAAAAGCAATTCCTGAGAGGGACACCAAAGGTGCAGCCTAAAGCAGTTATCTCTATCTCACACAAAAAGGAGTGTTAGACATTATTACTCATTCAATTCAAGCAGTGCAATGCCTGTTCAAAATGTGTCTGTTCAGAACGGGCCGACTGCTTGGCCTCAGGtgttgctgcttgcagctttctagAGAACCGCTCATCCAAACAACTTCACACtccacactgcacttccttgAGTTCTCAGCAATACACTcgccaagtgtgaagtcgatTGGATAAACAGTTACCAAGAAAATCAAAGGACAGACAGATACTTCTTCCATTATAGTTAGACTTGCCGTGAAATGAGAGAGACTCAATATCAATGAATGTTGGtgtttaaaatgacaaacagattcatcaataatgaaaatattcctTAGTTAGCGCCCTAAAGTTTTGGAGATGGGAAATATGTCAGAAAAATCTTTTGCTTGCTTTCAGACCTCTCACTCCATTTGTTGATATCATAagttaaacaacttctaaaaagaaaaacaccccACAAACACACTTAAAGCTGTTTATCAATAACAACagtacacttttttttcccGACAAATGCCATTTTATTTCTTGCAAATGTTCCAGTCACAAGGATCGCACAGGAATTAAAAAAAGGTACTAACATACaataaagcacacacacaaaatgacaacATGGTTGAGGATCACATACCAAATACAAATGACTTCGGTTTGATTtgaatacatacatactgtagtgGCTCAGTGTGTGTAAACATTTATCAGACTGTAAAATTGTGCACTTATAAAACTGCAAATTGGAAAGAATAAcatattttgaatgtgtttcAAAAAGCcttaataattaaaatgtttaaaatgactTCCAGGCACCACAAGGTCCAACAACAGAAAAGATGCTTCCAGTTAAAATGAGCTCATCGGGCCTTTTTGAACATATCAGGGAATGGACAACAGACCAAGACCTGATCTGGGCTCAGGACATTTGCAGTGTGGGATCCTCCTCATGACGTTGGCTGGCGTCTGAGATTAATCCTTCTACTGCTGCTGTTGCGATAAAACTGTGAAAATGAATCTTAGTAAAGTTGATTTGTTTGTCAGGAGTTCAGTCAAAAACACCTCTGACAACTTTACAGAATTTGAAATGACGGTTACGTGATATGTTGAATTGAAAAAATGATATCTTATACTTTCCGTGTGCCTAACAGGAATGGAGAGAGGGTCTTTTACTTGGATGTTGACTTATAAAAACGCTGATATCTGGAATTAAATGACTGCCAGCAGAAGACTGAATCGCACCAAAATGTTCTCTCTTATCTCACCCACAGTCTTCAGAAGGATGTTACAAAGTCAgtcaaaatgtatttctgatcaatCTACTTTGAGTACGGGCCTCAGTGAGGGAAAAACACTCCCACCAACTACCCAAAAAAATTTGCCTTTATCTCTGCGAGAGGATCTTCAAAGCTGATAAATACGGACAATGAACACtgaaaacaacaataaacactGATAATGGCATGGTTTCTAATTTCTGATTCCCACTTTCAAGGTTCCAGGCTTGGTTTCCTCAAAATGACTACAGCCACAGTTATAGGGATTCTAACACTTGACATTCTTCGACTTCACCTTAAAtgctttaaaggtgcactatgagttcctgcatgacgtcacttctgttgacgttccaagtaaataccaaacaaaaccCCTCCCCtcatgtttccgtaactgtcatgactaactgactgCCACTAActcccaccccctcccccaaccatcttgttgtgattggctggaacatggtttgttgtattttggtgcacagcctgtgcctctAGTGTTTACGACccgtgttgtctcccgagaccgggctttttcactgtgaattcagggggcaggcagctagcggatcaagttGAGAGATGACatcgatttgagacaaaaatgaaatcgcgctgaaaccatgcagaaactcatagtgcacctttaatccTGGAATAACTGCTAACTCACTACATCACTCACTCTATTATCAGTGAACAAGCACattgattacattttctgtCTGCTAAATACCGCTAAATACTGTTTCTCATGCAAGATGTAATGTCAATAATACTGTATTTGGCAAAAATTACAAGCTTGTTTGCATGGAGTGTGAATGAATGTAAGTGTAATATTGTCATTTAACCATTTAACACATTTGTTCAAGGTGGAATTAATGTTACAATAAAAAGCCGCCCCCCTGATTACTTTATTGATTTTGTCCCTCGTAGAAGTTTTAGTTTCTGTTTTCGAAATATAAGCCTACGTGATGAAAGGGAAGTGTAAGAAGTGCTTCTGTTTTGTGCATTTGCTGCAAGACAAGAtcttagttaaaaaaaaaaaaaattgagtcTTGGTGAAACCGCTCAACATGGCGTCACAATGAACTGTAAACCATGGCACTTTAATTTGGTCTTTAACATTTTGATCCTGTTACTCTTTCACTTCTCTGCCTACATTcatcttttattattttgtcttCACATACTTTCCATCCTCCATTGACCAATTCAGACTCTCATACTTCTCTAACCAGTCCTACTTATCCAATCTGCCAAATTCCTTCatttcatatcacaatattgtttcttttttcaggattttttttttctctttttgattATTATCTTCTCCTTATTCTTCAGCTCATGTTACATCATTTTCTGGTTTACTTTTTTAGGCATCCTCTTCCACGTCTTCCTCaaactctccctcctcctcggCCGTGGCGTCCTGGTACTGCTGGTACTCGGAGACCAGGTCGTTCATGTTGCTCTCCGCCTCGGTGAACTCCATCTCGTCCATGCCCTCGCCGGTGTACCAGTGGAGGAAGGCCTTGCGGCGGAACATGGCGGTGAACTGCTCAGAGATGCGTTTGAACAGCTCCTGGATGGCGGTGCTGTTGCCGATGAAGGTGACGGCCATCTTGAGGCCGCGCGGCGGGATGTCGCAGACGGCCGTCTTGACGTTGTTGGGGATCCACTCCACGAAGTAGCTGCTGTTCTTGTTCTGGACGTTCAGCATCTGCTCGTCCACCTCCTTCATGGACATGCGGCCGCGGAACACGGCGGCCACCGTCAGGTAGCGTCCGTGGCGGGGGTCGCAGGCCGCCATCATGTTTTTGGCGTCAAACACCTGCTGGGTGAGCTCGGGCACCGTCAGGGCGCGGTACTGCTGGCTCCCCCTGCTGGTCAGAGGGGCAAAGCCAGGCATGAAGAAGTGGAGACGGGGGAAGGGCACCATGTTGACGGCCAGTTTCCTCAGATCAGCGTTGAGCTGGCCGGGGAAACGCAGGCAGGTGGTCACGCCGCTCATGGTGGCCGAGACCAGGTGGTTGAGGTCGCCGTAGGTGGGCGTGGTGAGTTTGAGAGTGCGGAAGCAGATGTCATAAAGGGCTTCGTTGTCAATGCAGTAGGTCTCGTCTGTGTTTTCTACCAGCTGGTGGACGGACAGCGTGGCGTTGTACGGCTCAACCACTGTGTCCGAGACCTGAAGATGAGAGACGAGGAACATCAAGGTATAGATTACATATATTCTACACATATTGACTTAAGCGTGATTTAtattatacaaatatatatatttgttttgcaGAGGCTCCTTGCAGAGCTATcgacgtagcctacgtaagtggtagggctgcacgattcagaaaatgtcaagattcgattcaatgTTGATTTTTAGggtcaagattcgattcaaaatcgattttcgattctAAAACGGttctcaattaaaaaaaaacgattcacagcatgtaaatgtagttacttttgcCATGTGATAAAATGCACACCATTACAAaacgattttgaatcggtagagcttgaatcgatTCATGAAtgtgaattgatttttttgcacacccctagtaagtggcctgaagtttatacttgtgcgttggtgtgtgcatcgatgtctttaagagaatagcaaagcggcgtgtgtgtgtgtgtgtgtgggggtagagtgagtgagagattGACGGCGAtaagcttcggagcgagtaccgactctagagtctcatagtgagagaaacaaagtgtctcctcctgttctttctgaccacggtgggaaatctgcagcaggaaaagttaaccctctccttgatttcatgttgtttacggagaaggagaaccaggaaatgagtcgggggaaatgagtagggggaaacGCCATAGtcacatttttcgagaggtgcacgtcaggctacggcgtagggtccagCGTAGGGTCTGtctctccacgtacctacgtacgtagccacggcgtagatttaacgcTGAAGCATAAATCAAGCTCTACcaatcaatatttattttccCCACAGATCAAGGTTACAATACGATGCATGGGGTTGTTTTTGCAACTGAGAACCATTGTTTTACTTGTAGAGTTTTCTGTCCGCATCTCACTGACGGAGAATAGTGCTGCAACCTCATAAGGCACTGGCATGATTCTAGACTGCTATACTTCTTCGTTTTTACATTTCGATGGGCCTTTGCTATTGCTGGACTTACCAATAAAGAGCATTAAAAGGTAAACAAAACTACTTATTACTTAGTGTCAAGTTGGCATATGTTTTAATATCAAAATTGATAGCAAGAACTCATAGGATAATTAATCATTCATagtaaaactaaaaaaagagaCATACAACTTTATATTATGTCTATCAGAGTAGCAATAAATAACGGTATTAATATTTTATTCTGatgacaaattaaagtttttacTGTATACAATGGTACAATATTTTATGCGCTACCTTTGGAGAGGGCACCACGCTGAAGGTGTTCATGATGCGGTCAGGGTACTCCTCCCTGATCTTGCTGATGAGCAGGGTGCCCATGCCGGAGCCGGTGCCTCCTCCCAGGGAGTGCGTGAGCTGGAAACCCTGCAGACACTCACAGCTTTCAGCCTCCTTTCTCACCACATCCAGGACTGAATCCACCAGTTCTGCCCCCTCCGTGTAGTGACCTTTGGCCCAGTTGTTTCCTGCTCCACTTTGACCTAGGGcattaaaaaagttttttttctcaacaacTAAACGAAATTCACAAGAAAAACTTTAATCAGTGttgtttttctccatttttgaTGATTAATGTTGAAGTGGAATAACAATAAACCAAAGTCAACAATGAATAGTTTTGAAGCATCCTAAAAACAAGTCAAAGTCATTGAGTGAGTTGAAGGCCAATGTGGTTTTTTGGACTGTGAGTTTATGGCAGGAGTGGGCTCGTTTGCGCCATATGCCATATAAAGTAGAGCAAAAAGGGACACCAAGCGTTTATCCTTAAAATGAAGTCCAAACCCTTGTGACAGCAAGCTTCCAAGTGTCTTTGGGCATGCTCCATGACTGCTGTTTTTTACCCCAccatgacctctgacctccggTGCAAAAGAAGGCCGCATTAAAATATGTATTCCAGTAGCATGTGTTCTTACCAAAAACAAAGTTGTCAGGCCTGAAGATTTGTCCAAAAGGTCCAGAGCGGACTGAGTCCATGGTGCCTGGTTCCAGGTCAACAAGGATGGCTCGGGGCACATACTTcccacctgaacacacacacacacacacacacacacacacacaaacaacatgtcATGTGCTTAAGATGGTATTAaaactgcaaaatcaaactagaaaaaagttgaaatgtaCAGACAAATTTAAAAGAGGGTGTTATAAGAGCCGTTGTAAGCCGGGTTTCTAACCCTGTGATGCTACAATGTAGGCTGCATTGTCCACATCACGTCCATCAACCCATATTCGACAGTGGATCCTGGCGATTATGATTCACTTCATCAAATTATTTACAGGCAAGAATGCTGTGAATGTCTCACTCAGTTGCTGTTGGAAATGATGACAGTGTATGGAAAAGTTTAGTAGAGTCAAAAGCTCAGTTTCTCACTGTACACAGTATAACAGCTGGTGTATGGATGTAGCGCATGTGGCCACTAAGTGGAGGAACACAAGAAACAGCTGTCCAATTAAAACACTCCTAACAGTTTGTGTTGGTAAAATGAACTATATCGCAGCCAAATTAAGCAACCATATGGCATTTTCTggtcatttaaagtgctcatattatgctcattttcaggttcataattgtagttagaggttgtaccagaataggtttacatggtttcattttcaaaatacaccatatttttgttgtactatacattgctgcagctcttcttttcaccctgtgtgttgagctctctgttttagcgtgagacatctcacttctgtactatctctgttgggagtcgcacatgcgcaggcCTAGGTCAGCACtaccagccagtcagaagcagagtatgagggagtgctacgctagcagctaggtgagcattataacgtgtgttacaaagtgacgcacgttcgtcacggaagtaaaggctggactacaatagagctgtttggagcagtttgtgaaaaatccctttggggtggactttgggctttttcactttgtaaacctataatgtgcacaaaaaagatatataacacaataaaggaaagggaaaaag
It includes:
- the LOC120571636 gene encoding tubulin beta chain isoform X1, which translates into the protein MDSVRSGPFGQIFRPDNFVFGQSGAGNNWAKGHYTEGAELVDSVLDVVRKEAESCECLQGFQLTHSLGGGTGSGMGTLLISKIREEYPDRIMNTFSVVPSPKVSDTVVEPYNATLSVHQLVENTDETYCIDNEALYDICFRTLKLTTPTYGDLNHLVSATMSGVTTCLRFPGQLNADLRKLAVNMVPFPRLHFFMPGFAPLTSRGSQQYRALTVPELTQQVFDAKNMMAACDPRHGRYLTVAAVFRGRMSMKEVDEQMLNVQNKNSSYFVEWIPNNVKTAVCDIPPRGLKMAVTFIGNSTAIQELFKRISEQFTAMFRRKAFLHWYTGEGMDEMEFTEAESNMNDLVSEYQQYQDATAEEEGEFEEDVEEDA
- the LOC120571636 gene encoding tubulin beta chain isoform X2; this translates as MREIVHIQAGQCGNQIGAKFWEVISDEHGIDPTGTYHGDSDLQLDRISVYYNEATGGKYVPRAILVDLEPGTMDSVRSGPFGQIFRPDNFVFGQSGAGNNWAKGHYTEGAELVDSVLDVVRKEAESCECLQGFQLTHSLGGGTGSGMGTLLISKIREEYPDRIMNTFSVVPSPKVSDTVVEPYNATLSVHQLVENTDETYCIDNEALYDICFRTLKLTTPTYGDLNHLVSATMSGVTTCLRFPGQLNADLRKLAVNMVPFPRLHFFMPGFAPLTSRGSQQYRALTVPELTQQVFDAKNMMAACDPRHGRYLTVAAVFRGRMSMKEVDEQMLNVQNKNSSYFVEWIPNNVKTAVCDIPPRGLKMAVTFIGNSTAIQELFKRISEQFTAMFRRKAFLHWYTGEGMDEMEFTEAESNMNDLVSEYQQYQDATAEEEGEFEEDVEEDA